TCCAACATGAGTGCCTATCTAAGCAAGCAAAAAAGGAACAATTACACATCTCAGAGGAAGACATCAACAGCAGCAAAGGCTATGAAGccttattaaatgaaaaaacaccTCTTTAGCCCCTAAAATGGCATGATCGCAGACTGACTCACAGCCGTGTCATGTTAATGGATATGTTGATAGGGCCCATGTAAGTGTCCAGTGCTCTTTCATGCAGTGCAGTGACAGCATCTGCAGTGCATTAAGCTGTAAAAACATGATGTTGTGAAACTCACCTCTCAGCAGCAGGGCAGAACCTCCATTGACAGATTGCTATAATGGATCTCACTTAGTATATTAAACAATGTCACAATCCAGATCAGTGTCATCTAGCGTTTGCCTGTTTACGGAATGTTGTACACACTGATTTAGTGTCATGACTGTGTTAGCAGGATGATTGATATACCAAAAGAAATCATATTTTAGACTATGATCAAGAGCAAAGGGTCAAAGTTTTGACAGGTTACTAACCAGGTCTAGTTGGCCCCTGCTGATAGATGTTGTAACTATCATTTGGTTCTAAAAATCatctgtttcatttaaaaacagcagTGTATTCTGATGATTTTTTCAATATGTAAcaataattttatatgtataccAGAGGTTGCGCTggactttaacattgtctgtcattttaACGGACAGGGTCTTAAAAATTccatcataatctattattatccgtcattataatttcatattttaattagaataacacatttaatttgcttttatttttgttcacattttcatttttaatcatgaacctagaGCATGACAGcacaatgtttaaaaacaacaaaatacgttagggctgggtaaacaaaacaacaacaacaacaacaaaaatatatatatttctcgattttaatatattctcattttaatgaaccaatattgattcttaaatcactATCGACCTTTTGATCttttgctgttttcagttgatgaataaacagtacatagtgcttctttcttccaataaatagcaataggctaagcattgtgttacttttgatataaaacaaagtctcagatttcaaattctgtccatttcattagaaaTACCAAGCAATAAATACCTTTTTGGCGCTTAATGTGgtgtgatagatcgttgtagcttgcATAGTGgtctgtgcgtaatcaaacgcataggaaaacatttgtgacagtttcatttttgttctggatccagcgCTCTGCTGCTACACTGAAGCGctctcgccaccaactggacaggggtgggaattacagctacaattttacaatagacCACCCTCCGATTTTTCCgtcaatgataaaaaaaaaaattctgtcaatgacggaaaattttcggttaacgcgacctctgaTGTATACTATGATTAAAAAGTTGATGGTAGGTaggattatttaaaataagtctcttatgttcaccaaggctgcattaatttgataaaatacAGTTCAActgttatttgaaatgaaatattattacaatttgaaattatttaaaatttaatgtattcctgtgatggcgaagctgaattttcagtcttcagtgtcatatgatctttctagaaatccttctaatatgctgatttggtgctcgataaatatttttattattatcagtgttgaaaacctaaaaatgttgcttaatattttaaaaaatatatataaaaaaataaaaataaattatataaattatatatatatatatatataaaaataaattattatatatataatataataataataataaatagtaaagttacaaaacaatttattatatatatatatatatatatatatatatatatataaggtaattctttctttttttgggggggatgGGTTTGGGACTGTgtgttgattttatatatatatatatatatatatataatgttatatattatatataatttatttcctaATAAAAAACCctttaaacaatattatatacacaatatacaataactatgtaataattttacaatatatattaattttataataatataaacaatataaattataacataaaatttatataaatataatttatataaacaatataaaacaatatatacattttgttttttggtgaTGGGTTTGGGACTGTGTATTGATTAGTCACATGACAGTTACAGCTCAAGTGATTGGCTTAGAAAGTTCTATGGTCCCATGGGCAAAGATCTCCTTGAGAAAAGCAGCTATAGTATTATATAGTTTTACTCTCTTTAAAGGTTAAGTGTCTCTATCACTGTGAAATATGCATGcaatagtttaaatttatatgcTACAGATCATTGATTAAATgcaatcatttattaaatttgtaGCAGAGTATATTTGACACAGTCAAATTATTTCCCCAAAATGGATTTTTTATTGAAGACAGATATTCACTAGAGCATTTGGCATTCACTTCCATTCGTCCTTTCTCAATAGCGATGCCTGTGTGTTTCTATAATTACCATTCTTACTTATCTCTGCCCTGCTCTGTAAATGTAATTTCCCTCGTCGCAAATAAGATGGTTTTAATTCTGCTCCACTTCCACCAGTCtgtctcgttttttttttttacttaattttgaaTGAAGTGGCAGAATTTGAAGCTCTGCCAAAAATCTGAAGGACAGCAGACCTTGAGGAGGAGCGTGTGCCCGCATAttctctgcaaaattcatcGGGGAGTCTTCTGACATTTCCTTTTTATTAGTCTCAATTATTGATATAAGCTGTGTTTAAAATTCTTTTCAAATTAACTTGCTGTAATGGATACATAATGGTGCTCTGAATAATTGCCTTTGCAAGAACTAATGAATGAAGGAACTTGAGAACTTTGCCATCAAGCACACACAGTTTGACTCCACAGGCTCTTCACCTGAAGGTCTGCTTCACATTTAGCAGGGGAGCAAGAGGTTGTTGATACCCTGTTGGTTTCTGCtattaaaaatggcattatggaaTCATTCATTATAAGTCAATATCACCACAGGGAAGCACTGGAACTAGAATTAAAGTGGCATCATTTGAGGTAAACGCAACATAAGTGTAATTCAATAAGGGATATTTCTAGTActttatattgagaaaaaatgtacactaccagtcaaaagtttttgaacagtaagatttttaaggtttagtctcttctgctcaccaagcctgcatttatgtgatccaaagtacagcaaaacagtaaaaattttgaaatatttttacaatttaaaaataactgctttctatttgagtatattttaaaatgtaatttatttgtgtgatcaaacctaaattttcagtcatcagtgtcacatgatccttcagaaatcattctaatatgcagatttgtcattcaagaagcatttttattattattattatcaatatttaaaacagttgagtaaatttttttttttgagtaaattttttttttttttttccaaagatcagcatttatctgaaataaaaagcttttggaacattatacactataccattcaaaagcttggagtcagtactgaaaaaaaattatagaaattaatacttttatttggcaaattgatcaaaagtgatgatgaagacatttatgttattgttataaaagatttctattttagataaatgcttctgaagtttctattcatcaaagaaacctgaaaaattctactcagctgttttcaatattataataaatcagaatattagaatgatttctgaaggatcatatgactggagtaatgatgctataaattcagctttgaaatcacatgaataaatgacattttaaaacatacaaatagaaaacagttattttaaatagtaaaaattattcaaaattttactgtttttgttgtactttggatcaaataaatacaggcttggtgagcagaagaaacttcttaaaaaaacatgaaaaatcttactgttcaaaaacttttgacttactCTTACTTTAGGTAtttgttcttaaagggatagtttaccttTTGTGGATCTTTTAAGTTTTGCTTACCTTGATTAGAGACAGAAACctttcaggtttcattaaaaatatcttaatttgtgttataaAATGAACCAAagttatgggtttggaacaagatGAGGTAAAAAGTGACAGAATGTAGCCAATTTtgagtgaattatccctttaaatacaaaACGTAGATATTTTAGATATGACTAAAATACTAAGACACTCATTACATCAGCACTTAATGTTCCTGATGCATACCGAATCATCATTTGCATAATCATATTTGCATTACATATAACTCTAGAAGAACATCCGAGATCATTGTTTAAATACTGTTCTGGTTGAGGATGAGCTCTTATTTCCCACTTTGGTATATCTTGAATTCCAAATTATGCTAATGCTAAGTCTAGCAGCCCTTGATGGTTTTTAGACTGTGCTTGGCACTAGTAAGCTGACAACTCTGAGAAGCTTCAATTTCACTGCAGGACAAACTCTGCTGAATGCTACCTATTTGCATGATAATTATTCATGCAGTGAAACTGGACGCTTTACCCAGCACTTGGTCTTGCATTTTAATACACATCTACAGTGAGCTTTTTCAAATGGGCATATTTTCTACCAGAAGCTGCCCAGAGTGTCACGtgacttcatttaaaaagaGGACTATAAAAAGCAACTTTTTGCTAAGTATGTGATTTTGATTTAAGTTTTAGGTTGAAAAGAAACTCATTGCATATACAGATCAATGATgttacaacaaaaacattgtattGTGTTGATTAGAACAGAAGTTTAATTGTAAAACCAACATGAATAGAACATCATAATTCAAATTTGGAATCATAAATGATGCTGACACCCAAAAGAACAGGGCATTGACTTCAGTAATGAGCCTCTGCTGCTTTATTCAtgtttgcaaattaaaatataataaattaacattttttttttctaaaaatatacaaaaatactgtaaaacttTCCTAGAAAGCCTCAACACAGTAGTATTGCCATGTACCGCATACTATAATAAGCACAGTGGTCTATCTATTTTTGAAAACCGATGAAGATGAAACTCTTCTGTGTTGGGATATTTCCACATTCCCTTCCTTTACAACATTCCAGACTGTGACATTCAGGATCGGAATGTCTTTTCGATACACCGCACATAGGGTAGCCGGCGAATGCACACTCTCGCTCACATTCGTATCACTTccgtatatattttttaggctccgatatacacacacacaagcatcaTGGAGGCAACGTGGGCCTGAGTAGATGTAGAAAGGGTGGAGAGAAGAACGACTTGAAGCATGTGCTCACAGTTCAGGTGAATCTCGGAGCAGCACAGGAATCTGGTAAATATGGCCACTAAAGTTTATAGTACATTGCTGATTGAGACAATTACACACTATTATCTACAATCATGTCACATAACCACCAACATTATTTAGAATATGCATTCACTGACATCTGATATCACTGGAGGTCTCAAAAGTGTCTGAAAGAGCAAaacgtgatttttttttgtctattttgtcTGCTACATTAATACTGAACAGAGTTTTCTGGGATTTTCTTGCATTTCTCACTCTCCAGCCCCTGCGTATGTGATGCATAGCATGACTCTCGGGTGTCCAAACTATCCTCATGCAAAACAAATCCATTTCTGTTACATAATGGCATGAACCAGCTGATGAAAGTTTACTCTGGAATGGTACTTCCATGGCTGTTTTGTGGGTTCGTCTTTCGGATTTCAGGGTTCCCACACTAATGAATTTACATGATTTCTCCTTTCTCCAGTCATCTGTGATGtgaaggatttttaaaaatatagagaTCGCATTCATTTCAAACTGATATCGAATACACAAATTtccttttacattttaattaatcctCAAGACTTTTTCAGGCCTGGaaataaacttttgaaactCCCTGATACATCCAGGACTGTGGGAACCCTGTGGTTTATGGATCTAGCAAAACACACCAGTAATATcagtctcaaaaaaaaaaaaaaaaggaacaaaaaacagaaaaaggtgAGATTAACAGCTCACTCGGCTGGGCTGTTGCTTGCAAACAAAGTCTGTCATGAAATCAAACTCGTTCTGTCCCAACCACAGCTCTGGCAGCTCCTTTATTCGGTCCAAGCCCATTTCTATCACCAGTGACATCAAGACCTCCTCGTCAATAAAATCCGTGTCGATAACGTTGGGGGGCAGCATTGCTGCAGGCATGTGGTGGCCAGGCAGAGGAACCCCAGACGTGTTCTGCTTAGCGTTACTGTCTCGGAACTGCTGTCCTGTCCCGTTTAACTGGTGGTTGGCGGGGTGCAGTTCGTGCATGTAATGGTGATGATGGGAAGGATGCGTGTGGTGACTGTAGTAAGGCGTGTTGAGCTTCTGCAACTGCATGCTGGCAGCGAGCTGCTGCCCTTGTCCGACAAACTGGGAGTTAAAGCGGGCAGGCAAGTTGCCATTGGGGATCCCTCCGTTTATATTATTCCCAGAGGCCATGGAATGCCGGATCCCGTGGTTTGCGTTTACATTCCCTCCCGCGTAATGCATGTGATCTCCCATGATAACGTTATAATGCTGCTGCTGTGGAAGCGCGTTGGAAAACTGTCCCATTCCCATCCTGCGCGCAGAGTGTTGATGCCCGTTCACAGCATCTGGGAAACGTCCATGGTTCATTGCCATCATGCGGTCTACCATTCCACTAGAAAACAGTTTGCAAAAGTTAATAAGGCAATTTGCTAAACACATATAGTGTAAACAATTAGTCaagcatttttgtttagaaataGTTCATCATTAAAGCAAAGCTTGTTTGCAGTATGCACGATTAAACACGCGTGCAACTGTGTCATGAGCATTCGTAAGCACGCTAAACTTTGTAACCTTTACCTCTCTGCTTGAATCTGCTGAGTGCGTCGCACCGCAGTCGGCAACAGCAAAAAGTAACTGACAATCCCACAGATGAAAGAGTTTACAATCCGTCCTAATCCAAGTCAGTAAAAAGCGTATGCTCTCCAAATACAGACCGCATTCAGCGCCAGCCTCCGCATCAAAAACATTACGAAAAAAACTGCTGCATGCTTCTCGGTCAGCACTCATATACAATCAAGCCAGGGGCGGAGCAAAGCCAACCTTCAATCTGACTACATTCACGCCTGTGGCAAGCCGGATTATCATGTAGTCTTTTTCTCCATACTGCTTTCAAGAAATCAGTTTTACTAGTAACTGTTCCTTGGGGATAGTCAACCCGATCTCATGCCAATTGGCATGGCAtgttttacgaggtggctaattcgtacgaaTTCGTACAATTTCTGCTAAATGGTATGTGTTTTACGAATTCCCCAATTCGTATGAATTCGACTGAACCACGCCCCCATAGCCACCTTTCCACTTTCTCGACATTTGGATACAGTTGTTGCATTTCTGTGGCAGTCGCACAGAATTTTTTACAACTGGTTGTGCAGCAACTGTTACCTTGGCATATTCACCATGGTAAAATAAACGATTTCAAATAAAATCGTTATTTATCCAAATAAAAACATAGCAGGTATTATAGGgctaataaatgcaaataatgatTTAACTATAAGCTATAATTATTCTAAAACaccattttacagaaataatgTTTAGAGAAATAATGTTAAAGTGAAAACATATTGGTTGAAATTTCCGCATACGCTTGTGATCGGAACTTCACGCAACACCCGCACATTCTAATTGTTActagtaatgtttttaatttgtttttattataaatataatatagctATTCTTACTTTTCACATGACAATGACGtaccaaaaacagaaatgtttcaaaagcttCACGTACAGATGATGGCATTGTCAAAACAATCCGTGTTCATGGGGATCTAtagaaattactaaaaatgctgTACTATgtatgccaggccagtagttggcgatGTCACTTTGCAGAGAAACACTATATGTCTGCGAACATACCTCAATACGAAATATGCATGACGTCACATTTCCACATTTTTGTCGCTCATATGGAGACGATAATAGTACCGATAATAGTAAGAACGTGACGCACACGTCTCCcggaaatcctgtataattcAACCAATCCGATGACGACTTTaaaactcctgaagtgtttctaATTTTGTGTATTGTATGTGTCAGACGTTCAGCCAATGGTtgtgacgtctgaggctgagattATTAAATAAGTAGCTTACTTGTAAACCTTTATAATAAGTTACtagtaaaactgaaaacaaaaatgctacTATTACTTAATGTGAAAGAAATTTGGTGTAGAAGCaaatttcactcagaaatttctagtaaattttaaaaacactaataataaaattcaaataacaTGCTGAATAAACACGAAATTTTGAAGAAAAGCTGACGTATCttattgtaaaacatacttaggctaatcagttttttttttgcaacttcgacaaatattttacagttagtatttaaacattttgactattgacaaaaatatatataatagtacgtaaatgttaaaacggcttgccGCAACAGTCTGGATCTGGGCTCGTGCAAAACGTGGAGCTGAAGCGCGCGACCAATCGCCTTCCGCGCGCATGGAGCAACACCGCTGCACACATTACCTCATTGCGGCTATTTCTGTTCAAGGCAAGAGTGAGCAAAACATGGAATCACGTTTCACAGGTTTTTAAAGGCAGTGTACGTGCTCGAACACCCATTAACACCATACACTGATTGAGATAAACAGGGTTGATGACACTTTACACTGCAGTGCCCGTGTCACACATTTTTCATGCACATGTAATTTATACCAACACTTAGCAATAATATGAGCTGTATTGAGTTGTGGCACAATGAATTTAACCAATTACCGAGTTAAATAGCGAAAGTGATACATGAGCATCATCCTAATGAGGTGACAGTAGAAGTTTAATGTCTGTGAAATAAAAAGGATTTACACTATAAAAACTATTTCTAAGTATACAGtgttataatttgcaattgttAGTGTTTGTTAAATGTTCACATTGCAACTTGAACGCTAATGCAAAGTGTTAGTTTTGTCCACAGTCGATTTTAAGTGCATAAAACAGACCAGAAAAAATGAGCAGCAATTAAATCCCAGGAGTGCTGATAAGACGAGTCCGTGTGCACTGCTGCCAAATAATCTTCACGTTCTGCACGTCCAAACCAATACGCCTGCCGAGAGACTGTTGACAGTGGGTTTGATCTCAAAAAATcatgtaaacaaatcaaaacgTAAAGATGTGTAAAGTGTAATCATCTGTGAGATGCATATAATGCTCCTAAAACATTTCACTGCATGGAAAAGTTTACACTTTACTTTCAACATGGAAGGCATATTTTCTTATCACTATGAGTTTGTACATTATTATTTGAGAAATTACCTCTAAGACTGATTTCATTGTGAGTGTTGATGGATAGATGCTGGTCTAATAGAAGATGGAGGGGATAAGAGAGTCAAAACATGTTCTGGAAGATAAACATGAAAAGAACACCTGCTTTAAATTCAACAGCCTggtaataatgtcaaaattaattgCAATCTTGATCAGAgcttcatgcattttaaacatctCAACTCCAGATACAAGCCATTCCAGTTCaattataatgtatatgtgTTTACAAGAAAGCAGCACCATTGGTTGATATGATAATTTGTTTAATGGGCCCATTAACACGGTCATTAATTAATCCTATTGTGGCTATCATTACTTGCACGcatgtttgaaatgttttgtctCAGCAAAGCATCCAGTGTGTGATGTGTGAACGTGACCAGTGTGCTCTTGAGAAAGGCGCACAACCTCATATTCCTCTacggtttatatatatatatatatatatatatatatatatatatatatatatatatatatatatatatataaagcgtTTGGTTCAagttcctgccaaaatcagtattgtatctgGTCAGTATTGAAATGGCAGTTTTTACTTTTACGCAAAATGCGATATCCGCCCtgttattctgtcatgtttCCCTGTTTTTCCAAACAGCGATTAACGCCAGTCTCCTTTGTCTGTAAAATGCGATACATCCGCTCAACCAATCACAGCACACCATTCCACGCATTGTAAGCAGTAAAGGCTGCGCTTTGAATAtattggaaatatatatattggaaattataatggaactttgtgagatcgcgatgaactaatatgagtgacagcttttaatgattttaagggagtttgtaaataagatactgatttaatacaacagttaaataaacaagaagttgaTATTAAGTGActaacattgtctgactataacactattgcctgattttgctctatttcgtcgaaacaaagtcacaactgagctactgcgcatctctattcaaacacagctgtgtttcctttatgaatgaacgtgcgtttttaaatgGATCTAGTGAGTCAACGAATCAATTAcctattcataaagacagtcacttactttattcctgaatgaatcagccgttcgaaggaatcaaatgaatgatatgattcagtaattaaaaccgCCACCTACtagcagttttagtttaatttttcaaagtatcttcttttcagttattttaatcatttaatatttctatattcaaaattttatacttaaaacattaatctcaacattaatttatgaatttgattgcacatgccacctctgagtctcattaaacatatgcaaatacacctacaagccactttcgGGTTCTTCAGTGCCATCTCTGTACAAATAAATTTTGTtaatgctgatttcatttgattggtaacttattcttattctgttgttttaattagaaatgtaaaaagcttataaaatatattttaaaaaaattacataaaagatgacacttttaataaagtttaaaaatgccaatacaaaggtaaaaacaaatcCCCCTCCgattcactttaaggagtcaaatatcacctcataatgggaaggctaattttttatcatatatttttttttatttttgattagaaggtgctcctaaaattttgactgtgctcctaagcTTTTgaagttaggagcacaagtgctcctaaaaagaaaagtatgcATAGACCCCTgatggatttattgcattttgggaaaaaaaaaaacaaaaaaaaaaaaaaaaaaaagtttttttaata
This is a stretch of genomic DNA from Labeo rohita strain BAU-BD-2019 chromosome 20, IGBB_LRoh.1.0, whole genome shotgun sequence. It encodes these proteins:
- the cited2 gene encoding cbp/p300-interacting transactivator 2, with amino-acid sequence MVDRMMAMNHGRFPDAVNGHQHSARRMGMGQFSNALPQQQHYNVIMGDHMHYAGGNVNANHGIRHSMASGNNINGGIPNGNLPARFNSQFVGQGQQLAASMQLQKLNTPYYSHHTHPSHHHHYMHELHPANHQLNGTGQQFRDSNAKQNTSGVPLPGHHMPAAMLPPNVIDTDFIDEEVLMSLVIEMGLDRIKELPELWLGQNEFDFMTDFVCKQQPSRVSC